A single region of the Stigmatopora argus isolate UIUO_Sarg chromosome 6, RoL_Sarg_1.0, whole genome shotgun sequence genome encodes:
- the srgap3 gene encoding SLIT-ROBO Rho GTPase-activating protein 3 isoform X1 produces MSSSRFKKDKEIIADYETQVKEIRNQLVEQFKCLEQQSESRIQLLQDLQEFFRRKAEIELEYSRSLDKLSERFSSKIRSSREHQQFKKDQHLLSSVNCWYLVLNQTRRESRDHATLSDIYTNNVILRLAQISEDVIRLFKKSKDIGIQMHEELVKVTNELYTVMKTYHMYHTESISAESKLKDAEKQEEKQFSKSGDLNVNLLRHEDRQSRRSSVRKIEKMKEKRQAKYSENKLKCTKARNDYLLNLAATNAVVAKYYIHDVADMIDCCDLGYHASLARTFRTYLSAEYNLETSRHEGLDVIENAVDNMDSRSDKHKLMDMHNQVFCPPMRFEYLPHMGDEVCQVSAQQPVQTELLMRYHQLQSRLATLKIENEEVRKTLDATMQTLQDMLTVEDFDVSDAFQHSRSTESIKSLASESYMSKTNVVKRRANQQETEMFYLSKFKEYLNGSNLIIKLQAKHDLLKQTLGEGERAECGTTRGRRNARARIQDSGQPIPLVVESCVRYINLYGLQQQGIFRVPGSQVEVNDIKNSFERGEDPLIDDHNEHDINSVAGVLKLYFRGLENSLFPKEHFLDFISTIKLESGAERAHHIQQIVVTLPRTIIIVMRYLFAFLNHLSQYSDENMMDPYNLAICFGPTLMPIPDSQDPVSCQAHVNEVIKTIIIHNEVIFPSLRELDGPVYEKCMTGGEEYCDSPHSEPGTLDEIDNGTEPHTSDEEVEQIEAIAKFDYVGRSPRELSFKKGASLLLYHRASEDWWEGRHNGVDGLIPHQYIVVQDMDDAFSDSLSQKADSEASSGPIIDEKGSSRNDGPSPCDQSPDYSFGVMGRVRLRSDGAAIPRRRSGTDTQSPTRVPDTPPRATACPSSPRKMSINKAHIESPEKRRLGTFGSAGSINYPDRKAYPEGHPLRPMSGATRHSSLGDHKALEAEALDEDIEKTMTTALHELRELERQNSAKQAPDVVLDTLEPMKNPVSSEPASPLHTIMIRDPDAAMRRSSSSTSEMMTTFKPALSARIAAGTQLRPPPLRPVWPPPTQNRTSSSSSSGVGSPAVTPTDKMFPNNTAAGSGMNLSDSADKSGTM; encoded by the exons AAATCCGTAACCAGTTGGTGGAACAGTTCAAATGCTTGGAGCAACAATCAGAATCTCGCATCCAGTTGCTGCAAGACTTGCAGGAGTTTTTCCGTCGCAAGGCAGAGATTGAACTGGAATACTCGCGCAGTTTAGACAAACTCTCTGAGAGGTTTTCCTCGAAGATCCGCAGCTCCCGGGAACATCAGCAGTTCAA AAAAGACCAGCATCTGCTATCCTCTGTGAACTGTTGGTATCTGGTTCTGAACCAGACAAGACGGGAGAGTCGTGACCATGCCACGCTTAGTGACATCTACACCAACAACGTCATCCTCCGCTTGGCTCAAATAAGTGAAGATGTCATCCGCCTCTTTAAAAAG AGCAAGGACATTGGAATCCAGATGCACGAGGAGCTGGTAAAGGTCACCAATGAACTCTACACT GTGATGAAGACGTACCACATGTACCACACGGAAAGCATCAGTGCCGAGAGCAAGCTGAAGGATGCGGAAAAACAGGAGGAGAAACAGTTTAGCAAGTCGGGAGATCTCAACGTGAACCTTCTGCGGCACGAAGACCGCCAGTCCCGGCGCAGCTCTGTAAGAAAGAtcgagaaaatgaaagaaaag AGGCAAGCCAAGTACTCTGAGAATAAACTGAAGTGTACCAAAGCCCGCAATGACTATTTGTTGAATCTGGCTGCAACGAACGCCGTGGTGGCCAAATATTACATTCACGATGTTGCCGATATGATCGAT TGCTGCGACCTGGGATACCATGCTAGCTTGGCTAGGACATTTAGGACCTATTTGTCCGCGGAGTACAACCTGGAGACGTCTCGCCACGAGGGACTCGATGTCATCGAGAATGCAGTGGACAACATGGACTCTCGCAGTGACAAGCACAAGCTCATGGATATGCATAACCAGGTGTTCTGTCCCCCTATGCGCTTCGAATACCTGCCACACATGGGTGATGAG GTGTGCCAGGTGAGTGCCCAGCAACCCGTCCAGACTGAGCTCTTGATGCGCTATCATCAACTACAATCTCGGTTGGCTACACTGAAGATTGAAAATGAGGAG GTAAGAAAAACCTTGGATGCCACCATGCAAACGCTACAAGACATGCTGACGGTGGAAGATTTCGACGTGTCAGACGCCTTCCAACATAGCCGATCTACTGAATCCATCAAGTCCCTGGCCTCTGAATCCTACATGAGCAAGACAAATGTAGTAAAGAGGAGGGCTAACCAACAGGAGACTGAAATGTTTTACCTCTCA AAATTCAAGGAGTACCTGAATGGTAGTAACCTCATCATTAAACTGCAGGCCAAGCATGACTTACTAAAGCAGACTCTTGGCGAAG GGGAAAGAGCTGAATGCGGAACCACAAG AGGGAGACGGAATGCCCGTGCTCGCATCCAG gaTTCAGGTCAACCCATTCCACTTGTGGTAGAGAGCTGTGTCAGATACATCAACCTCTATG GCCTGCAGCAGCAAGGCATTTTTAGAGTTCCGGGATCACAGGTGGAAGTCAACGATattaaaaattcatttgaaagaG GAGAAGATCCCTTAATAGATGACCACAATGAGCATGACATCAACTCAGTGGCTGGGGTGCTTAAACTCTATTTCCGAGGCCTGGAGAACTCCCTCTTTCCAAAAGAGCATTTCCTGGACTTCATCTCGACCATCA AGTTGGAGTCGGGAGCGGAGAGAGCACATCACATCCAGCAGATTGTTGTGACGCTGCCTCGAACCATCATCATTGTCATGAGATACCTTTTCGCTTTTCTTAATCA TCTATCCCAATATAGTGATGAGAACATGATGGATCCATACAACTTGGCCATTTGCTTTGGTCCTACGCTGATGCCCATTCCTGACAGCCAGGACCCAGTGTCATGCCAGGCGCATGTAAACGAGGTCATCAAGACTATCATTATCCACAATGAAGTCATCTTTCCGAGTCTACGTGAACTGGACGGCCCAGTCTATGAAAAATGCATGACCGGGGGAGAGGAATACTG TGACAGCCCTCACAGTGAGCCAGGAACTCTTGATGAAATTGACAACGGAACTGAACCACACACAAGTGATGAAG aAGTTGAACAAATTGAGGCCATTGCAAAATTTGACTACGTGGGCCGAAGTCCTAGAGAGCTGTCCTTTAAGAAAGGAGCCTCGCTGCTTCTCTATCATCGCGCATCTGAGGACTGGTGGGAGGGTCGACACAATGGTGTGGATGGTCTGATCCCTCATCAGTACATAGTGGTGCAAGACAT GGATGATGCCTTCTCAGACAGCCTCAGTCAGAAAGCAGATAGTGAAGCCAGCAGTGGGCCAATCATAGATGAAAAAGGTTCATCCAGAAATGATGGCCCCTCACCATGCGATCAATCACCGGATTATAGCTTTGGAGTCATGGGCAG GGTCCGATTGCGTTCCGACGGAGCAGCAATTCCACGGCGCCGCAGTGGTACAGACACTCAGAGTCCAACCAGAGTGCCTGACACTCCACCGCGGGCCACTGCCTGTCCCAGCAGCCCCCGTAAGATGTCCATCAACAAGGCACACATTGAAAGCCCAGAAAAAAGGCGACTTGGGACCTTTGGCAGTGCGGGAAGTATAAACTATCCGGACAGGAAGGCCTATCCTGAGGGCCATCCGTTGAGGCCCATGTCAGGGGCCACTCGTCACAGCAGCCTTGGAGACCATAAAGCTCTGGAAGCTGAGGCGCTAGATGAG GACATAGAGAAGACCATGACCACAGCACTACATGAGCTTCGCGAGCTAGAGCGACAGAACTCTGCCAAGCAGGCCCCTGATGTGGTCCTGGACACCCTGGAACCCATGAAGAACCCAGTAAGCTCCGAGCCAGCCAGCCCCTTGCACACCATAATGATCCGTGACCCAGACGCAGCCATGCGGCGGAGCAGCAGTTCCACATCGGAGATGATGACAACCTTTAAGCCGGCGCTCTCAGCCCGGATCGCCGCCGGCACTCAGTTGCGCCCCCCGCCACTGAGGCCGGTGTGGCCCCCACCCACTCAGAATCGCACAAGCAGTTCCAGTTCTTCTGGGGTGGGCAGTCCAGCCGTAACGCCCACTGATAAAATGTTCCCCAATAATACAGCGGCCGGTTCTGGCATGAATTTGTCCGATAGTGCTGACAAATCTGGTACCATGTAG
- the srgap3 gene encoding SLIT-ROBO Rho GTPase-activating protein 3 isoform X2, with translation MSSSRFKKDKEIIADYETQVKEIRNQLVEQFKCLEQQSESRIQLLQDLQEFFRRKAEIELEYSRSLDKLSERFSSKIRSSREHQQFKKDQHLLSSVNCWYLVLNQTRRESRDHATLSDIYTNNVILRLAQISEDVIRLFKKSKDIGIQMHEELVKVTNELYTVMKTYHMYHTESISAESKLKDAEKQEEKQFSKSGDLNVNLLRHEDRQSRRSSVRKIEKMKEKRQAKYSENKLKCTKARNDYLLNLAATNAVVAKYYIHDVADMIDCCDLGYHASLARTFRTYLSAEYNLETSRHEGLDVIENAVDNMDSRSDKHKLMDMHNQVFCPPMRFEYLPHMGDEVCQVSAQQPVQTELLMRYHQLQSRLATLKIENEEVRKTLDATMQTLQDMLTVEDFDVSDAFQHSRSTESIKSLASESYMSKTNVVKRRANQQETEMFYLSKFKEYLNGSNLIIKLQAKHDLLKQTLGEGERAECGTTRPPTLPPKPQKMRKPRPRSVYNHKMFNGNLETFVKDSGQPIPLVVESCVRYINLYGLQQQGIFRVPGSQVEVNDIKNSFERGEDPLIDDHNEHDINSVAGVLKLYFRGLENSLFPKEHFLDFISTIKLESGAERAHHIQQIVVTLPRTIIIVMRYLFAFLNHLSQYSDENMMDPYNLAICFGPTLMPIPDSQDPVSCQAHVNEVIKTIIIHNEVIFPSLRELDGPVYEKCMTGGEEYCDSPHSEPGTLDEIDNGTEPHTSDEEVEQIEAIAKFDYVGRSPRELSFKKGASLLLYHRASEDWWEGRHNGVDGLIPHQYIVVQDMDDAFSDSLSQKADSEASSGPIIDEKGSSRNDGPSPCDQSPDYSFGVMGRVRLRSDGAAIPRRRSGTDTQSPTRVPDTPPRATACPSSPRKMSINKAHIESPEKRRLGTFGSAGSINYPDRKAYPEGHPLRPMSGATRHSSLGDHKALEAEALDEDIEKTMTTALHELRELERQNSAKQAPDVVLDTLEPMKNPVSSEPASPLHTIMIRDPDAAMRRSSSSTSEMMTTFKPALSARIAAGTQLRPPPLRPVWPPPTQNRTSSSSSSGVGSPAVTPTDKMFPNNTAAGSGMNLSDSADKSGTM, from the exons AAATCCGTAACCAGTTGGTGGAACAGTTCAAATGCTTGGAGCAACAATCAGAATCTCGCATCCAGTTGCTGCAAGACTTGCAGGAGTTTTTCCGTCGCAAGGCAGAGATTGAACTGGAATACTCGCGCAGTTTAGACAAACTCTCTGAGAGGTTTTCCTCGAAGATCCGCAGCTCCCGGGAACATCAGCAGTTCAA AAAAGACCAGCATCTGCTATCCTCTGTGAACTGTTGGTATCTGGTTCTGAACCAGACAAGACGGGAGAGTCGTGACCATGCCACGCTTAGTGACATCTACACCAACAACGTCATCCTCCGCTTGGCTCAAATAAGTGAAGATGTCATCCGCCTCTTTAAAAAG AGCAAGGACATTGGAATCCAGATGCACGAGGAGCTGGTAAAGGTCACCAATGAACTCTACACT GTGATGAAGACGTACCACATGTACCACACGGAAAGCATCAGTGCCGAGAGCAAGCTGAAGGATGCGGAAAAACAGGAGGAGAAACAGTTTAGCAAGTCGGGAGATCTCAACGTGAACCTTCTGCGGCACGAAGACCGCCAGTCCCGGCGCAGCTCTGTAAGAAAGAtcgagaaaatgaaagaaaag AGGCAAGCCAAGTACTCTGAGAATAAACTGAAGTGTACCAAAGCCCGCAATGACTATTTGTTGAATCTGGCTGCAACGAACGCCGTGGTGGCCAAATATTACATTCACGATGTTGCCGATATGATCGAT TGCTGCGACCTGGGATACCATGCTAGCTTGGCTAGGACATTTAGGACCTATTTGTCCGCGGAGTACAACCTGGAGACGTCTCGCCACGAGGGACTCGATGTCATCGAGAATGCAGTGGACAACATGGACTCTCGCAGTGACAAGCACAAGCTCATGGATATGCATAACCAGGTGTTCTGTCCCCCTATGCGCTTCGAATACCTGCCACACATGGGTGATGAG GTGTGCCAGGTGAGTGCCCAGCAACCCGTCCAGACTGAGCTCTTGATGCGCTATCATCAACTACAATCTCGGTTGGCTACACTGAAGATTGAAAATGAGGAG GTAAGAAAAACCTTGGATGCCACCATGCAAACGCTACAAGACATGCTGACGGTGGAAGATTTCGACGTGTCAGACGCCTTCCAACATAGCCGATCTACTGAATCCATCAAGTCCCTGGCCTCTGAATCCTACATGAGCAAGACAAATGTAGTAAAGAGGAGGGCTAACCAACAGGAGACTGAAATGTTTTACCTCTCA AAATTCAAGGAGTACCTGAATGGTAGTAACCTCATCATTAAACTGCAGGCCAAGCATGACTTACTAAAGCAGACTCTTGGCGAAG GGGAAAGAGCTGAATGCGGAACCACAAG GCCCCCCACCCTCCCCCCTAAGCCCCAGAAAATGCGGAAGCCTAGACCGCGCTCCGTCTATAACCATAAGATGTTTAATGGCAATTTGGAGACCTTCGTCAAG gaTTCAGGTCAACCCATTCCACTTGTGGTAGAGAGCTGTGTCAGATACATCAACCTCTATG GCCTGCAGCAGCAAGGCATTTTTAGAGTTCCGGGATCACAGGTGGAAGTCAACGATattaaaaattcatttgaaagaG GAGAAGATCCCTTAATAGATGACCACAATGAGCATGACATCAACTCAGTGGCTGGGGTGCTTAAACTCTATTTCCGAGGCCTGGAGAACTCCCTCTTTCCAAAAGAGCATTTCCTGGACTTCATCTCGACCATCA AGTTGGAGTCGGGAGCGGAGAGAGCACATCACATCCAGCAGATTGTTGTGACGCTGCCTCGAACCATCATCATTGTCATGAGATACCTTTTCGCTTTTCTTAATCA TCTATCCCAATATAGTGATGAGAACATGATGGATCCATACAACTTGGCCATTTGCTTTGGTCCTACGCTGATGCCCATTCCTGACAGCCAGGACCCAGTGTCATGCCAGGCGCATGTAAACGAGGTCATCAAGACTATCATTATCCACAATGAAGTCATCTTTCCGAGTCTACGTGAACTGGACGGCCCAGTCTATGAAAAATGCATGACCGGGGGAGAGGAATACTG TGACAGCCCTCACAGTGAGCCAGGAACTCTTGATGAAATTGACAACGGAACTGAACCACACACAAGTGATGAAG aAGTTGAACAAATTGAGGCCATTGCAAAATTTGACTACGTGGGCCGAAGTCCTAGAGAGCTGTCCTTTAAGAAAGGAGCCTCGCTGCTTCTCTATCATCGCGCATCTGAGGACTGGTGGGAGGGTCGACACAATGGTGTGGATGGTCTGATCCCTCATCAGTACATAGTGGTGCAAGACAT GGATGATGCCTTCTCAGACAGCCTCAGTCAGAAAGCAGATAGTGAAGCCAGCAGTGGGCCAATCATAGATGAAAAAGGTTCATCCAGAAATGATGGCCCCTCACCATGCGATCAATCACCGGATTATAGCTTTGGAGTCATGGGCAG GGTCCGATTGCGTTCCGACGGAGCAGCAATTCCACGGCGCCGCAGTGGTACAGACACTCAGAGTCCAACCAGAGTGCCTGACACTCCACCGCGGGCCACTGCCTGTCCCAGCAGCCCCCGTAAGATGTCCATCAACAAGGCACACATTGAAAGCCCAGAAAAAAGGCGACTTGGGACCTTTGGCAGTGCGGGAAGTATAAACTATCCGGACAGGAAGGCCTATCCTGAGGGCCATCCGTTGAGGCCCATGTCAGGGGCCACTCGTCACAGCAGCCTTGGAGACCATAAAGCTCTGGAAGCTGAGGCGCTAGATGAG GACATAGAGAAGACCATGACCACAGCACTACATGAGCTTCGCGAGCTAGAGCGACAGAACTCTGCCAAGCAGGCCCCTGATGTGGTCCTGGACACCCTGGAACCCATGAAGAACCCAGTAAGCTCCGAGCCAGCCAGCCCCTTGCACACCATAATGATCCGTGACCCAGACGCAGCCATGCGGCGGAGCAGCAGTTCCACATCGGAGATGATGACAACCTTTAAGCCGGCGCTCTCAGCCCGGATCGCCGCCGGCACTCAGTTGCGCCCCCCGCCACTGAGGCCGGTGTGGCCCCCACCCACTCAGAATCGCACAAGCAGTTCCAGTTCTTCTGGGGTGGGCAGTCCAGCCGTAACGCCCACTGATAAAATGTTCCCCAATAATACAGCGGCCGGTTCTGGCATGAATTTGTCCGATAGTGCTGACAAATCTGGTACCATGTAG